The Bacteroidota bacterium genome includes a region encoding these proteins:
- a CDS encoding CotH kinase family protein, whose product MKKIICVIFFINLCNLCFSQIVINEVCSKNNSIIKDEDGDFSDWLELFNSGATAINLNGYYLSDDFANLSQWQFPAITIQPQKYLVVFASGKNRKTVIDHWETPVNANDFWRYIIPVVQPVSSWNTVGFNDTGWNLGIGGFGYGDGDDNTLLTPPLWSVFTRKTFTVSDTSKITAAILTMDYDDAFVAYVNGVEIARSNIGVTGTPPPFNMAAFKEHEALLYQGQLPENFQIDMSLLKSVLVNGTNVLSIQTHNNNNNSSDLSSIPFLSFGIKDASVFWGPPPAWIYLGKSTLHTNFKLNGNGETIYLSDASQTVVDMFSFPYLQLDNSYGRFPDANPLLVYFGTPTPDSTNNGSVTSISYVSDPIFSLPAGFYNGSQTLALSCNTVGAAIRYTTDGSTPKQTSSLYSSLIAIDSTMVIRAHAFIGSGQLPSETVTNTYFINDSASLPVISLSTDPGYLFDWNSGIYVLGPNADTMSPFFNANFWQDWEVPANIEYFDKQNIQAFEQGVGIRIQGNYSRANPQKSFKVAARSVYGKSKFDYQFFPDKEITEFNQIILRNAGNDWNGLHFRDAVIHKLCNKKTDLDVQGYQPCLVFINGEYWGVYNIREKINKDYIAENHGVNPDSIDLLQYNGLVMDGNVFDFYQFATFVLNNNLDDTANYSVVKSWLDIDNFIDYFVVETYSENGDWLTNNVRFWREQKNGAKWRHILWDLDFFGTSWWSFTASSLDSNLNKPFSFQSILFNKLVQNIEFRNQFINRNADLLNTIFTPDYLKNYVAAVHDSLDPEMKRHFARWGFGVNEPAYGLGGQGNYNDWKYFNLSQLNTFINYRPTTARNQIQNTASLKKQVPVTFNVYPPGAGSIELNTIELDSFPWAGIYFDSVPITFKAVPNPGYQFAFWQSTILIPNPNFNQSIKINVDTSDVFTAYFFGSPDTNRIVLSEINYKSSTALDAGDWVELYNYGTVDIDISGWKFKDSVVANSFFIPQNTILAKNNYLVLCQDTAKFKAAYPNVNNYVGPFNFGLSSGGDYLRLFDKNENLFLSMTYSNTSPWPTGSNGTGKTLELLDENGSMNNPFNWFSGCVGGSPGVAFFPCPLSVDEEGIADNGLNLSNFPNPYNNSTTITFTLKESGLVRLIVVDAYGKQVFTLLNEQISSGTHNIPFNPGAVSSGIYFYQVSTAKLSETKIMQLIK is encoded by the coding sequence ATGAAAAAAATAATCTGTGTAATCTTCTTTATTAATCTGTGTAATCTGTGTTTCTCCCAAATCGTCATCAATGAAGTTTGTTCTAAAAACAATTCTATTATCAAAGATGAAGACGGTGATTTTTCCGACTGGCTTGAGTTATTTAATTCCGGTGCAACTGCGATAAATCTGAACGGATATTATCTCAGCGATGATTTCGCCAATCTTTCTCAATGGCAGTTTCCCGCAATAACCATTCAGCCCCAGAAATATCTTGTAGTTTTTGCTTCGGGGAAAAACCGTAAAACGGTTATTGACCATTGGGAAACACCGGTAAATGCAAACGATTTTTGGAGATATATCATTCCTGTTGTTCAACCGGTTTCTAGCTGGAATACGGTTGGCTTTAATGATACCGGATGGAATCTGGGGATTGGCGGTTTCGGTTATGGCGATGGCGATGACAACACGCTTCTCACTCCTCCTCTCTGGTCAGTGTTTACGCGCAAAACTTTTACGGTGAGTGATACTTCAAAGATCACTGCTGCAATATTAACAATGGATTATGATGATGCTTTTGTTGCCTATGTGAATGGTGTTGAGATAGCCCGTTCTAACATTGGTGTTACCGGTACCCCACCGCCTTTCAATATGGCAGCATTTAAAGAACACGAAGCTCTTTTATATCAGGGGCAACTCCCTGAAAATTTTCAGATTGATATGAGTTTGCTGAAATCAGTTTTAGTGAACGGAACGAATGTGCTCTCCATTCAAACTCATAATAATAACAATAACTCTTCTGATTTATCTTCCATTCCATTTCTTTCATTCGGGATAAAAGATGCTTCTGTGTTCTGGGGTCCTCCACCAGCGTGGATTTATCTTGGCAAGTCTACACTTCACACTAATTTCAAACTTAACGGAAACGGTGAAACAATTTATCTTTCCGATGCATCGCAAACAGTAGTTGATATGTTTAGTTTTCCATACTTGCAATTGGATAATTCTTACGGACGATTTCCGGATGCAAATCCTCTTCTTGTTTATTTCGGCACTCCCACTCCTGATTCTACCAATAATGGTTCAGTTACAAGCATCAGTTATGTAAGTGATCCGATTTTTTCATTGCCTGCCGGATTCTACAATGGCTCGCAAACACTGGCTCTTTCGTGCAATACAGTTGGAGCTGCAATTCGTTATACTACTGACGGAAGCACTCCGAAACAAACTTCCTCTCTGTATTCCTCGTTGATTGCCATTGACTCAACCATGGTGATTCGCGCACACGCATTTATCGGCAGCGGACAACTTCCGAGTGAGACAGTTACCAACACTTATTTTATCAATGACAGCGCTTCGCTGCCTGTGATTTCACTCAGCACAGATCCGGGATATTTGTTTGACTGGAACAGCGGAATTTATGTTCTCGGTCCAAATGCCGACACGATGTCTCCTTTTTTCAATGCAAACTTCTGGCAGGATTGGGAAGTTCCAGCGAACATTGAATATTTTGACAAGCAGAATATTCAGGCGTTTGAACAAGGAGTCGGCATCAGAATACAGGGAAATTATTCACGTGCGAATCCGCAAAAAAGTTTTAAAGTGGCAGCTCGTAGCGTATATGGAAAATCAAAGTTTGATTATCAGTTTTTTCCAGATAAGGAAATCACGGAATTCAATCAAATTATTTTGCGAAATGCTGGGAATGACTGGAATGGTTTGCATTTCAGAGATGCAGTCATTCACAAACTCTGTAATAAAAAAACAGACCTTGATGTTCAGGGATATCAGCCCTGCCTTGTTTTTATTAATGGTGAATACTGGGGGGTGTATAATATCCGCGAAAAAATAAACAAGGATTACATTGCTGAAAATCATGGAGTAAATCCCGACAGCATTGATTTATTGCAGTACAACGGGTTAGTGATGGATGGCAATGTTTTCGATTTCTACCAGTTTGCAACTTTTGTCCTTAATAATAATTTAGACGATACCGCCAATTACTCTGTGGTAAAATCCTGGCTTGACATTGATAATTTCATTGATTATTTTGTAGTGGAAACATATTCTGAAAATGGAGATTGGTTAACGAATAATGTACGATTCTGGCGCGAACAAAAAAATGGAGCTAAATGGCGGCATATACTTTGGGACCTCGATTTTTTTGGTACATCATGGTGGAGTTTTACTGCTAGTTCACTGGATTCAAACCTGAATAAACCGTTTTCTTTTCAATCTATATTATTCAATAAACTTGTTCAGAATATTGAATTCCGAAATCAATTTATTAATCGCAATGCTGATTTGCTTAACACGATTTTTACTCCTGATTATCTGAAAAATTATGTAGCTGCCGTGCATGATTCATTAGATCCCGAAATGAAGCGTCACTTTGCACGATGGGGCTTCGGAGTGAATGAACCTGCTTATGGTTTGGGAGGACAGGGCAACTATAACGACTGGAAATACTTTAATCTTTCTCAATTAAATACCTTCATCAATTACCGCCCCACCACTGCCAGGAATCAAATTCAGAATACGGCTTCACTTAAAAAACAAGTTCCTGTTACTTTCAATGTATATCCTCCGGGTGCAGGCAGCATTGAGTTAAATACCATTGAACTTGATAGTTTCCCCTGGGCTGGAATTTATTTTGACAGTGTACCCATCACCTTCAAAGCAGTTCCGAATCCCGGTTATCAATTCGCTTTCTGGCAGTCAACTATTTTAATTCCGAATCCGAATTTTAATCAGAGCATAAAGATAAATGTGGATACAAGCGATGTTTTCACTGCCTATTTTTTCGGTTCACCTGATACCAACCGAATTGTTCTCAGTGAAATAAATTATAAATCCTCAACTGCCCTTGATGCCGGAGATTGGGTGGAATTGTATAATTACGGAACCGTGGATATTGATATTTCCGGATGGAAATTTAAAGACAGCGTGGTAGCAAACAGTTTTTTTATTCCTCAAAATACTATTCTTGCAAAGAACAATTATCTTGTTTTATGTCAGGACACGGCAAAATTCAAAGCTGCTTATCCGAATGTAAATAATTATGTTGGACCATTTAATTTTGGTTTAAGTTCTGGTGGAGATTATTTACGATTGTTTGATAAAAATGAAAATTTATTTTTATCTATGACATACAGTAATACTTCTCCATGGCCAACCGGATCGAATGGCACGGGCAAAACATTGGAATTATTGGATGAAAACGGAAGCATGAATAATCCTTTTAATTGGTTCAGCGGATGTGTGGGTGGCTCACCGGGTGTTGCCTTTTTCCCTTGTCCACTTTCAGTTGATGAAGAAGGAATCGCTGACAACGGGTTAAACCTCTCAAACTTTCCGAATCCCTATAATAATTCAACTACAATTACATTTACATTGAAAGAATCCGGTCTTGTGCGGCTTATCGTTGTGGATGCTTATGGCAAACAAGTTTTCACTCTTTTAAACGAACAAATCTCAAGCGGAACTCATAATATTCCTTTCAATCCGGGGGCCGTTTCCTCTGGAATTTATTTTTATCAGGTGAGTACAGCCAAATTATCCGAAACGAAAATTATGCAGTTGATAAAATAA
- a CDS encoding polyphosphate polymerase domain-containing protein: protein MPELNEVINKFEPITLAEMESVKLMERVDSKYVFPFLQLPRILDGMASTYRLLSINDIRIHRYESLYYDTKDFQLYGRHELGKLNRWKLRFRRYADSGGLTFFEIKFKNSKERTIKNRVKMKEIGNRIEGKADDFLKKITSFSAEMFEPKIWVNYSRMTFVNKFSQERLTIDTNLHFIKAAPDGNIIEARFPQMVIAEAKREKASSVSEFIRMVRMGAIRESGISKYCFGIYNLFDSVKKNNFKPRVRFIHKMAGTNLSPTGT, encoded by the coding sequence ATGCCTGAATTGAACGAAGTCATAAACAAATTTGAACCCATCACGCTTGCTGAAATGGAGAGCGTGAAATTGATGGAGCGCGTGGATTCAAAATATGTTTTTCCATTTTTACAACTCCCGCGAATATTGGATGGGATGGCTTCTACCTACCGCCTTCTGTCAATTAATGATATCCGAATTCATCGCTATGAGTCACTCTATTACGACACAAAAGATTTTCAACTTTATGGACGGCACGAGTTAGGAAAGCTGAACCGTTGGAAACTTCGATTCAGAAGATACGCTGATTCAGGAGGGTTGACTTTTTTCGAAATAAAGTTTAAGAATAGCAAGGAAAGAACAATCAAGAACAGGGTGAAGATGAAAGAGATTGGAAACAGGATAGAAGGAAAAGCAGATGACTTTCTTAAAAAAATCACTTCCTTCAGCGCTGAAATGTTCGAACCAAAAATATGGGTGAATTATTCCCGCATGACTTTTGTAAATAAATTTTCTCAGGAACGCCTGACCATTGATACGAATCTTCATTTTATTAAAGCGGCTCCTGACGGGAATATTATTGAGGCGCGATTTCCACAGATGGTAATTGCTGAAGCAAAACGGGAAAAAGCATCTTCTGTTTCTGAATTTATACGTATGGTTCGGATGGGAGCCATCCGCGAATCAGGAATCAGCAAATATTGTTTTGGCATTTACAATCTTTTCGATTCAGTAAAGAAAAATAATTTTAAGCCACGCGTGCGTTTCATCCATAAAATGGCAGGCACAAATTTATCACCAACAGGAACCTAA
- a CDS encoding DUF4956 domain-containing protein, translating to MYLLQETQDVVASGWDLFNKLSLKFFIRLTVDLSSVFILIRFIYYPNYRTKEFFFTFFIFNLVIFLITYMMNKVEMSMGAAFGLFAVFSIMRYRSEDISIKDLTYLFLVIAIGLITAVSKGGWDELSLINSIIIIVALLLETNILMKRELGKTVMYENIEMIKPENHEKLLEDLRTRTGLNIHRFSIVKIDFLRDLANIRVYYYDTRSKISI from the coding sequence ATGTATTTACTTCAGGAAACACAGGATGTAGTTGCAAGCGGATGGGATTTATTTAATAAACTGTCCCTCAAATTTTTTATCCGCCTGACAGTTGATCTCAGTTCAGTTTTCATACTGATCCGGTTTATTTATTATCCCAACTACCGGACCAAGGAATTCTTTTTCACTTTTTTCATTTTTAATCTGGTCATTTTCCTTATCACGTATATGATGAATAAGGTGGAAATGTCCATGGGTGCAGCATTTGGTTTATTTGCCGTGTTCAGCATCATGCGCTACCGTTCGGAAGATATTTCGATAAAAGATCTCACCTACCTTTTTCTGGTTATTGCAATAGGTTTGATCACAGCAGTTTCAAAAGGCGGATGGGATGAATTATCTCTTATCAACTCAATTATCATTATTGTTGCTCTTCTGCTTGAAACAAATATTCTGATGAAAAGAGAACTTGGCAAAACGGTTATGTATGAAAATATAGAAATGATCAAGCCGGAGAATCATGAAAAACTCCTGGAAGATCTCAGAACACGCACGGGTCTGAATATTCACCGGTTCAGCATTGTAAAAATTGATTTTCTGCGTGACTTGGCAAATATTCGTGTCTATTATTACGATACACGAAGCAAGATTTCAATTTAA
- a CDS encoding DUF2490 domain-containing protein has product MTKKLLSFFFAYCLLPVAYCFSQDYPDAGSWNTLNIDKAINGKLTALFTEECRFKENFSRLNLFYTNLGIEYKVAKNFKVALIYRWIDKFQDDNSYSFRHRLMLDLTFKQKFGKLTASYRNRTQVEDRDIYSSDNGSVPEWYSRNKFGAKYDMGKRYIPFASVELRYQFRDPRNIESDKTWHRERYVLGAEYKINNKNIFSAYYLIQREHNVLSPQNLYIVGLEYSLSL; this is encoded by the coding sequence ATGACTAAAAAATTATTGTCTTTCTTTTTTGCCTATTGCCTATTGCCTGTTGCCTATTGCTTTTCTCAGGATTATCCAGATGCAGGCTCATGGAATACATTAAATATTGACAAAGCAATAAACGGCAAGCTCACTGCACTGTTTACAGAAGAATGTCGCTTCAAAGAAAATTTTTCTCGCTTAAATCTTTTTTATACAAATCTTGGTATTGAATATAAGGTCGCAAAAAATTTTAAAGTAGCGTTGATTTACCGTTGGATTGATAAATTCCAGGACGATAATTCTTATAGTTTTCGCCACCGGCTCATGCTTGACTTGACTTTCAAACAAAAGTTCGGAAAACTTACAGCGTCTTACCGCAACCGAACTCAAGTGGAAGATCGCGATATTTATTCCAGCGATAACGGAAGTGTTCCAGAATGGTATTCAAGAAATAAATTCGGAGCAAAGTATGATATGGGGAAAAGATACATTCCTTTTGCTTCTGTTGAACTCCGCTACCAGTTTCGTGACCCAAGAAACATTGAAAGTGATAAAACCTGGCACCGCGAACGCTATGTGCTTGGCGCGGAATATAAAATCAATAACAAAAATATTTTTAGCGCCTATTACCTGATCCAGCGCGAACACAATGTTCTCAGCCCTCAGAACCTCTATATTGTAGGGCTTGAGTACTCGCTTTCACTCTGA